The window ATAAGAAAAATCAGAACTAATAATTTTTTTACTATCTTTTTCAATTATAACTTGTGTTTTTATTGTGTGTTTTTTCTTTTTTCCTGAGTAGTGCTGTTTTTGTCTTTTTTTGGGCGTTGGATTTGGCTTTCAGTTACATCAATTATAACAGTCTTATCTTTGAAATAATCTTTTAATAGTGATTTTTGACCAGTAAGTTGTTGAAAATTAGGGTGTTTTATTAAAGTGTCTTCAATTCATTTGATATTTCTATAACAACTACTTTCACTAATATCATAACTTTTTGCAATATGAAAATAAGTTCTATATTCTCTTCAATATTCTAAAGTCATTAAAATACGATTTTCTAATGATAATTTATTGGTTCTTCCGCGACGAAATCTCTTTTTTAATTCTTCTATTTTTAAAATTTCTAGCATTTTATTAAAAGTAGTATGTTTAATACCAGTTAATCTTAAAAAATTTTTATCACTTATTTGATTATTTTTTTTAAATTTCATTTAAATTCCACCTTTTTATTAAAAACAACAATTCAATTATATTTTAAATTAATTTTGCAAGAAGTCTAATAAATATCAAGAGTTTTCGACAAAATTAAAACTAATAAATATTATTCCAATCGCAATATTCATTTTTAAACTCCTTTAAAATAGTTATAATTTATATCTTTTTTGTTGTTTTCTTTTTCGGCAATGAAGAAACCTAATAATTCTTGTCCTTTAATTAACTTGGTTTCATTTTCTTTTTGATTAATTGAAATTATTTGATATTTACTATCTTTTATTATTCCGATGCAAATAGAATTTTCATATTTTCCTTTATAAACAAATCGCTTTGGAAATCAAATGCCGATTTGTTTATTAAATCACGGTATTTTTGATGCTTTAATAAACATTGCGTTTTGTGTTTCTTTTAAGAGATATTTTTTAGTATTTAAGAAAATGTTTTCAATGTTTTTCATAATAAATTACCTTTCTTATAAATAAACTAAGTTATATTAACTAAGTTAGTTAACTTAGTTTTTTAAACACTTATATATCGCAGATTTAAGTGTTTAACAAGCTTTGTTATTAAATTTTGTTTTTTTAATTAGATAAAGATTTTAATAATTTTAAACTTAGCATACCCCTATATAGAAATTTCTACACTTTAATGTCCGCATCCTACCCTTGGAACTAATTTAATAGCGTGTATATTTTTAGGAAATCCACCCATTCATTTTTTTATTGCAAAACGAAACAAATTGCTATAGTTAATAGGGTGTTATCTATTAACTGGTAAACTTCTTTTGGTTATGGCGACCACCCACAATTTATCGTGCTTTAATACATACCAACATTATTAACTCACTTGTATTTAATTTTCAAAGAACAAATTTTTAACATCTTATAAAATAAAAAGACAATCATTGCTGACTGTCTTAATACTTATTCAAATCTTTTCCCACCTAACAAAACTTTACGCGTCCGGTAATGACTATTTACAATTATTACACGGTGAAAGTGAAATCTGAAAATATAACACCGAAAATACTAACGATTATTACCTAATTAAGTATCTTTTTGGAACATTAAATTATCTTAATGTTAAATTTAGTTTTCTACGCTATGACCCCGATTTACGAAATGACATTTACTTTTATTTTAAAAATAACATTCCTAGTATTAATAACAGCGATTACAAAAATATTTTTGATGAAATCTATGAAATACTTGGCAACTTCTTTGCTAGTTTATTTTATGCTACTTTTGATATGGACGAAAAAACTCATACCGAAATTGATTTTAAGGGTGTAGATAATTACAACAAAGATTACTTTATTCAAATCGGTTTCTTTTATCGTTCGTTAATTACCTTTTATCCCAAAAAATATTTAATCAATGTTACTGGTAATTCGGAATTATTACTAAGAAGTTATTTCTTTACTTTTGATAAAAAAACGCATCAAGAAAATTATAATGCGATTAAAAATAATAACAGCATCTATCAAATTGAATTTAATGTCCTTAAATCTTATGATAACAAACTCATTACCTTGCCAACCAGCAAGACTGTTAATAGTATTAATTATCTCAATACCGATATTGATATTCGTTACGGTATTAATATTTTTACCTTAACTTTTCCACTCTATCACAAAGATAATACTTCTAAATACAATTTTAAAATTTATGACTTTAATGTCCTTAATTCCACGGCGTTTATCCCTGATGGTTCCACCAATTCAGAATGAGATGACCTAATTCCACCACCAAATTGCAAATATTCCGGACGATGAATACCAACCTTTAATGATATTGGTTGTGCCATTCAAAATGCTGGTATTAAAATGCTAAACTGAATGCTGACAGCGTCACAAATCATTACCATTTTACGCCCGTTAGCAATTATTGCGAAAGCAACAGTTAACTTTTCAACCGCCATTTTTCCAGTTTTTAAAACGGTACCAGCTTTTTACTATACCTTTCAATTTTTAATCGGTTTTGCCATTTTTCTAATGATATTAAGGATTTTCGTGTAATATATATATATATATATTGGAAAAACAAAATAAAGGAGTTAATTTTATGAAATTTTTAAATATAACCGCTATTTTAGGATTAATAACACTACCAATAATTGGCTGTTCTAAAAAAGCAAATGAATCAGTAGAGCAAAAAAATAACAAAAATAAAACTTATGATTTTAAAATTAGAGACCTAGAAAAAGTGAATTTTTGGATTTTGAATTCAACAAATAGTGTTGCACAGATTAACATATATAAAAAAGATAATAGCAATCTAAATGAAAAATTACCAGAATTAAAAAATTTAAACGATTTTACTTTCCAATTTACAAAAGAACTTAAAAATAATCAGGATAAACAAGAAAAAATCAAAAACTTAATAAAAACATATGGACAAAAAATAAAAGAAAATAGTACTTATAAAACATGAGTAATTAATAAAAAAATAACAATTAAAGCACAAGGCACAGATTTATATAATTTCAAAGATTTTTTCGATAAAACAAATTACAGATTAAATGAAACAAATAATTTTGAAATTGAAATTGAAAATTCGTAGGGACTGTACAATTAACTGTGTCTTTAAGTAATTAACTTAAATTCACTCTGTCCTCAAATTTTATCATTAAATGTGAAATTGCACTACCCCAATTTTGAATTGGCATCGTTCATTTCTTAACCATATTTTGAAATGCTAAATAAAATATTTTAAAAACTGATGCGTCATTAGGAAAAATCTTTTTATTCTTAATGACTTTTCTTAGTTGACTATTAACAGATTCAATCGCATTAGTTGTGTAAATAATCCTTCTAAATTCTTGAGGATATTCAAGAAAAATTATTAAATTATTTCAGTTATTTTTTCATGATTTAGTAATTTGTGGATACTTTTTATTTCATTTTTCAGAAAAATGA is drawn from Spiroplasma endosymbiont of Clivina fossor and contains these coding sequences:
- a CDS encoding transposase family protein → MKFKKNNQISDKNFLRLTGIKHTTFNKMLEILKIEELKKRFRRGRTNKLSLENRILMTLEYWREYRTYFHIAKSYDISESSCYRNIKWIEDTLIKHPNFQQLTGQKSLLKDYFKDKTVIIDVTESQIQRPKKDKNSTTQEKRKNTQ